TGGACCGAAAACTAGACCAGGCCCACGACGGATTTGTCCCTGGAGCTCTTGGATGGAGATTTTCATTTTGTCTTGGGAGATAACTGAAATGCAGTCCTGAACAAGAGAGGTGTGTGGGCCAACTCGAATAGGCGAACCCATTCACCCCTTCTGGTTAAGTCACGTCCCGGGATCGGTATGGAATCAAACAGATGTGCTAACATGATTGCAGGGGAGAGTTTTGTTGAGGCGAATGCGCGGATAGTTACGGTATCGATTGAGTCATCGGCGGTTGTCTTATCAGCCAGCAAAACAGGACCGTTGAGGACAACGATGCAGTCTGGGAAACAGTCACGATCGAGATGGTTCGTTCCTTGTGTCTTCGACACTTTAGCGATTGCGTTCTCAAGAATTTTCGATAGTCGTTTCCCGTCAAGCGACGCTTCCGATACAAAAAAAACCGCCCCAAACCATGGCTTCACTGTCGAATTGTAATCACAGACCAGGCGGTTATTTGTCGTACCTGACCTCATAACTTCAGATAGTTCATTCACCCCGAATTTAGTCTTCACGTGCAATTGGCCCCGGACACAGGAAGGGGGGGCAACTATCAAGTTACCCTCCGTAAACCAAGGCATTTCACTTAGCGCGTCGGTGATCAACACGTCTATTTCTGATGACACTCGGCGCTCGTCCTCTGGTGGACAGATAAACCCGCGACTAACCCTCAATGTGGGAGGCAGGTGTCGAAGGAGGAACTGCCTAATCAGTTCCTCCTTATGATGCCCATCGCTAAGCCAATGCGCATCCCCGATAAGCTTGCGCACACGGTCGGCTCGTGAAAGTAGCTCTTCTGACCAACTCTCCAAGCAGGCCAATGTATTTCGAGTCACGCTCATCGACTTTAATTACGCTTGTCGCTTTGTGAAGCAGATTCCAGCCTGAACGACTAGGCTATCGAGGTTTTGGCACATACCACCTGCCTCTGTTCTCCGAACCGAGAATGACCACGATCGATTGGAAAAAGCTTCTCCTCCGCCATTCGTAAGTCCCCCTATCAGCGATAGGAGTTGGTGTCCGACCCAAAAATTTGAGATTGGCCTGCTCTAGACTGAGGCCGAAATCCACCGCGTCAAAGGGAAGTGTGAGTATCACCGCTGTCGTCCGAATTGGGTTCCTGGAACGAGTTGGGCGGTGAGATCGGTAAGCAGAGCCGGAGGCTGAACGCCTCCGCAATCCTTGAAAAGAAGTACTCCCGCAGCCGGGAGCTGCGGGAGTATGAATTTCGGGGCCAGAACCAACCCAGTGTCCGGGGTCCGCCGATTCGCCGGGCCAAGGCTCAAAGGCTTACCAAATCACCGGTGTGAAGTTCCGCGATTGATTGGTCGCCGGTGCTTTGATCCAGAAGCCCTTTAGAAACGAGGAGGTGATGTTCCCGGAAGAGGCGACATAATTCGTCGTCATGCTCCCATCCGAGTTATTCACCTTCCCGATAATGGCTCCATTCACCGAAGCCGGAGAACCAAATCCTAGGCTAGTGAATGTATGGGCGAAGTCAACGCTGCCCTCACCGTCGAGCCCCACAGGACCAACCAATGCCAATTTGTTCGAAGTAATAAGGGTCGAGATCCCCGTTAGGCTTCCTTTAATGATGATATTGGACTGATTGCTCGGGCTATATACGACACAAGCCTCCCCCGGACCGGCGGTAAAAGGGTCCTCCCAAACCCCAGGATCGAAAAGTCCGAGCGAAGCCGTGTTCCAGCCCCCCGCGTTACTATCCCATTGGTAGCAGACCGTGCCGTCCGCCAGAGCTGCAGGCCCGTTGGTGGTGAAGATCGCCAGATTTGTGGGCGACCAGGAAGCGTAGGGGTTGTTTAGGGTGGAGTAGTTTGTTGAGATACTCACCAGGTTCCACCCAAAGCCGTTCGCAGATTCAAGGCCTCCGGAGGATTTCGCCCTGAAAACAGTATTCGAGCCAGCAGCTGTTGCCGTGCCCCAGATGCCCCGGCCGTTCACGTCGAGCGTGATCGAGCCATCAGAGGAATTTGTAAAACTCCAGGAGTTTCCTCCCGTGTTGGTGGCGTATCCGCCCGTGGAATATTGCGTCCACGCCCCGCTCGATCCGGACGTGGGGCGGCTCCAACCCCAGACGAAGACCTTGGTGTTGGTGGGGCCGGAAAGAGTGACCGCCACGGAGGTGAGACTGGGTTTCACGACGTCGGTGATGGTTAGTGTTGCGGCCGTGGATGAGGAAACGACACTAAGAACAACCAGCAATGCGTTGAGTGTTTTCATGAGGGAGTGTTCCTGCCTTTGTTGATGTGAGAGCCCGTCACCCATATGCGATGACGCGTCCTTGCGAAAGGGATATAAGAGCCACGTTCAGAAGGTCAATGCATTTTTAATCGCGCGCAGAAAAGTAACGAAGCGCCGATAGATTCTGAAAATCGTCCGTTAATCTTGAGAATATTTGGGAACTGATCGGCCTCCAAACAATTGCTGTAAGGTTCCGCGCCTTGCGAGCGTATTTACTTTGGGTGACGCCTCTCATGCCAAAAGATCGCAGACAGCAGCTGTTGTTTTTGCACCGCCAAAAATATTTGGGCGCCGGTGAAATTTTTCTTGTGCCGATCCTAAATCGGCGTATTTTTTCATCAACAAAGCCAAGGTCAGGTATAAAATCATGAATGGATCTCGTGATGAAAGCTGGAGCAAGGAAAAATGATGCTGATCTTCCATGAATCTTGCCCACTCGCATCCGTGGTCGCGCGCTCTGAACTATTCTTCCGGCCTCCTGTTGGTATTTTCCCCAGTGTAGAAAGCCTCTTCTTGAATCTATGAAAAGCACCTTCCTTTTTCTTTTGGCTCTCGCGCTTCCGTCGATGGCGCAGGAAATTGAAGTATTGGAAAGGGGGGTAGACCATCGGGTGGTGCGTACGGTGCGCGAGGAACTCAACTCCAAGGGGGAAGCCTACATGGCGACCAACCGCTATGTGGAACTGGCCTCTTCGATGCATTACTTCGATGGGAACGATTGGCAGGAATCCAAAGCGGAATTCAAGCTGCAGCCCGGCAAAGCGGTTGCCGACACGATGCCTCACAAAGTGAGCATTTCCGCCAATCTCAATACCGAAGGAGCCGTGGTTCTAGAGACTCCCGATGGAAAACTGTTTCGGAGCACGCCTCTTCTGGTGGCATTCCGAGATACCGGCTCTGGAGAGATGGCGTGGGTTGGTAAAATTCAAGATTGCGCCGGTGAACTGGTTGCACCTAATCAAATTGTCTTTTTCAATGCCATGGAAGGGATCAAGTGTGCCATACGCTTCACCGTAACAAAGTATGGATTTGAGCAGGACCTGGTGCTCCAAGAGCCGCTAAGTTCTTCTGACTATGGTCTTAAAGAGAACCCAAATGTAAGGTTGGAGCTTTGGTCCGCCTTCGTAGAGAGCCCCGATCTTGTTGAGACGAAAGTCGGGAAAGCGGGGTCGATGGATGACGTTTACCTAGATTTTGGCTCACTTCAGATTGGCAACGGAAGGGCGTTTACAATCGGCTCAGAAGAGGTTGAAGCGCCCGTAGCCAAAGCATTCGGCCCCATCGAAGGTGACGATCGTCTGTTCTTGGTGGAAGCCATTGCTCAGGAAGATCTGCAGCCGATGATGGAGTCACTGCGGCAGGCACAAATTGGAAAGCCGAAAGAAGCGGTGAAACGGTTGGCGAGACGGGTCACCAAACAAGCGAAGGATTTGGTTGCTCAGGTCGACCGGTTGGATAAATCAAGGGACCTTCAAACCGCTAGCATTCGTCGCAGTGACCGAGAGTTGGGCTCGGCTGTGATTTTGGACTACTCTACTGTAAACGGGTCTCTCGGAACCTTCACCTTCCAATCGGACACCACATACTATATCAGCGGAAACACCACCTTCGGAGGGGCTGGCACGGCCGTGCGTTTTGAAGGCTCCTCGGTTCTCAAGTACACGAATAACGTGAAGCTGACGATCAACAACCCCATCTCCTGGAAAGGCGGGGACCAATTTCGGCCTGTGGTAATGACGGCGGTGTCTGATCACTCGGTGGGTGAAAAGCTCAACAATGCCACCCTGAGCGGCCGGTATGCCACGGCGGCGCTGGAGATCAATGCGTCAACGTCGGTATCCGATGCTAAGCTCAAAAACTTTCGCATCTGCAATGCTCAGGTAGGAATAATTCTCAACGGTCGAACCGGGCACATCCTCGATCATGGTCAGTTTGTAAACTGTGGCTATGGGGTAAAGATGCTCTCGAGCTCAACCACCCTTCTTCGCAATTGCCTCTTTTCCTCTGTTACCACCAATTTGAGCGGGAGTGGATGCACAGTTCGTGCAGAACATATCACCGCCAATGGCGGCACCTATTTTCAATCAGATCTGGGCACACTGTATCTCACCAACTCGCTCCTCGTGGCGGTGACCAACCCCGGCGCTACAAATAATTTCCAATATGTCCAGACGCCGTCCAGTTCGAGTGGGGTCTTTGCAAGCGTAGGCTCTGGGCAGTCTTATTTGGCGGGCGCCACCTACCGAGACCAAGGAACCACCGTCGTAAGCATTCTGGCAGACATTCAGAAGAGAACAACCTATCCGCCAGTCGACCTGGTAAATGGATTCTCGATCCCAACTGTTCTGGGGCCGCGCGCTGAGCGAGATGTCAGCCTTCCTGATCTTGGATACCATTACGATCCGCTGGACTACACTGGGGAGGAGCTGACGCTCACCACTACTTTGGTGCTGACCAACGGCGTGGCTTTTGGATTACACGGGGAGAATGGCTTTAGCATTGTCAGCGCCAGTGCCAAACTCATCAGTGAAGGGCGGCCGGATGATATGAACCGGATTGTGCGCTATAACTCAGTGCAGGAACAGCCATCCGTTTGGGGCTCGTATATCGTTCCGATGTCGATGATCAGCGTGGTTTCATCACTTACTCCAAGTCCGGAAGTTCGAATGCGGTTCACCGAAGTATCGCTGCCGGGGACAACGGTTTCCGGAACCGAAAAGTTTCTGCACGCTGCGCCCTCAGTGAATGTGGTTTGGATCGCGCGGGACTGCTTTTTCGCTAATCTCTATGAGAACTTTCTGAACAACTCACCCACGGTCTCACAAGGAATCTACCTGACAAACAATATCTGGATTCGTCCGAAGCTTTCTATCCAGAATAATCAGACAACGACTGGTTATCCTCTCAACGTGGAGTTCAGGAACAACCTTTGCATCGGTGGAACTGTCTCGCTCACTCGAACCAACCACGCGAGCGCCGTTTACAACGTAAAGGACAATCTCTTCGATACCGTGACCCTGACGGCAAGCGCAACGGGGATTGGCAACAGTAACAATGGCTACAAGGGAACGACCGTGCTGCCAGGCGGATCCGGCAACGATCTGGTGCTCACGACGACCGACTACCAGACTAGTGGACCACTAGGGCCTTACTATTACAACACCACCGCCTCAGCCACGAACACTCAATACCTCTTCAATAAAGGGAGTGTGTCCGATGCAGCCACGGTCGGTTTTTACCATTACACGGCACGCACCGATCAACTGCGAGAGACGAACAGTATTGTGGACATCGGGTTCCGGTATATCGCTACGTCCGGCTCGTCGAGCACCACTCCTAAGGACTCAGATGGGGACGGAATTCCGGATTATTTAGAAGATACCGACGGTGACGGCGTGGTCGATTCCGGAGAACTCAATTGGGGCAGCGCCACCGACTACGGGCTCTGGATTTATCTGACCGCTCCGAAGACCACGAGCAATATCCCCTAAGGAAAAGCGCCCGAACTCTCACGCACACATTTTCTGCCTATGACAAAGAAATGGAAACTCAGCCTGTTGAGGATACTCCTGTTAGCGAGTGCGGTCTACGTGGCAGGCGTGGCTGGCGGAGCAACTTTAGACATCGACACCGGCGACCCTTTAACTTGCCCCCCGAGTAATTCGTTCTGGTGGTCCAATGAGCGAGGAAGCGCTTTCTATTCCTACTGCACCGATCCCCGGGACGAGGGAGCCTGCGACGGCAAGGGGCAGAACGGGGAGACGACCGGCAACGCCTCTACTGGCTGCTGCGGAGCCTCCGCCGAGAAAGGAAAAGAGGAATGCGACACCTGCCGAGATCCCGAGGCCGGGGGTGGTTCCGGGACCAACGGGGAGGATCCGGCCGACAGCAGCACGGAAGCTGGACGGAAAATTAACAAAGATCAAAGCTGCCAGGACTGCCCCGAAGCAGGGATGCCGCTCTGGTCTGTGGAAGAACCTTTGCTCTCGGTTCGCCTGGTTGACGTCCCGATGTGGTATAAACCTGCCTTCGGACCGCAAATGGCCCTCAAGCTACATTATAAAAGCCTGGAGGGAAGCTTCGGACATGCCGACACACGGCAAGCAAATGTTTTCGGATTCGGGCCAGGCTGGTCGACCCCCTGGCGCTCATACATCCGAGCCAAGGCTGGCTCTAGCCCCGCTGAAGTGTGGGTCTTCGACGGAGTGGGCAACGTTCGCAGCTATTTAGTCGGATCCCCCAGCGACAACGCTCCCTACTATCAAAAAAAGACCGGAGCTTTTGTAGAGACTGACACCGTGGGTTATGTCCTAACTCACAACAATGGGGCCAAGGATTTTTACGCCGAGGAAGTAGAGAATAATTCTAACGGGGCAGGAAATGGCGAAAAAATCTATTTTCTCTCCAGGAGAGAGGATGCAATCGGGCGGGGGCTCACCTTCAACTATTCGACCACTACTATCGGTGGTTTCGATCAGATGCGTCTCACGAATATCGTTGATGCGGCGGGGCTTAGTACAACGTTTACGTATACCAACGTGGGTCCTATGAACAGCCTGATCCACAAGGTGACAAACCCACACGGTTTTGCCGCGATGATGCTCTATGACGCCAACGGGCGGCTGGAAACAGTCGTTGATACGATTTCGCTAACGAGCAAATTTGTCTATGACGGGACTGATCGCATTACCAGCGTCAAGACGCCTTACGGGACCAATCGGTTTGAATACGTTTCTCTGAGTGACACCAACTGTGTCGCGGTTCGGGTTATCGAGAAGGAAGTACGCAAACACCTTTTCGTGTTCGGTGACCTTCCTGTTGATCCCTGGCCGAACGTAGCTGATGTCATCACGAGCTTGAATAACTACATGGACATGGCGACGAATGTCCTCGCGACCACTGACTTTTTCTATAGAACGTTGGACGATCTCAAAGGTAGAGATCCCGCCGCCGTTACGAATCACCCTAGCGCTAGGTGCTCGGCTTATTGGGGACCACTGCAGTACCAGAATCTCACCAATACGATCGATAGCAGTCTTAACAACAGCACCTTTGCGATTAGTTCCGTAACGACCAACAGTTATAACCTGGCACATGTGACCAGATGGCGTGCGGCTTGGGGCGGTTTCATTAGCAATATAAAATCCTTCGAGCGGTTACCGGGGGCTAACATCAATGGAGCCGAGGTGGGGCCGTTTGTTTTCTACGCCTATGACATGGGTGCAACGCATCAAGCGGGCACCAAGGAAGGCTTTGATAATCTTCCAGCGCAGATTTTCAGAGAAACCATGTTGACAGACCCTACAGACTCTAACCTCAGAGTTTGGGACGCGACACAGATCGAGTATTATGGACTTGGCACTGTTCGACCCGGCTACGTGAAGAAGAAGATGGTGCTCGAAAGAAATGATTTTCCAGAAACCGTGCTAGGAGGACCAAAATTGTGTTTCCGTATCCATAGGCCCATACGCCCGCTTGGAGCGTGCTCAGGCAGTGGGTGCAACCGCTATACTTCCGTCATCACTCAGGATGAAAACGAGATTACTTGCATGGGAGTTAGTTCCTATTCAACGAACTGGCTGGCCAGCCTTTCTGGTACAGACGGCCGATATATCGAGATCATCGCTTTCCCGTGGGACCCTAGCACTGGGGGTGGTATCGGAGGGCCAGGCGGAGCCCCGATCCATTATGAATACCACGGGACAAACAAGGAACTCAGCAAAGTCACCTACGATGGGATAGTTGAAAAAATACGCGCGTTCAATGCCGCCGGGCAGCTCCAATCCGAAACGTTTCAGCAAACGACCGGTGGTGTCACCGTTACTCTCTGGACCAACAGTTGGACCTATCTCAACGGCTTTGTGCGAACCAACATCGATCCACGTGGACTGGCGGTCGCGTATGACACGGATCCGATGGGACGCATTACCAAGATTGGCTTCCCTGATTCGACCTATGTCAGCAATCGTTACGATCGCTTAGACCTTGTTGAAACCATCGACCGAAATGGGTTTTCAACCCGCTACGTGTATGACACGTTCCGTAAGCTTCTCTACATGACGAATGCCATGACCAATGTGGTCAGCTTTAGCTATTGCAATTGCGGGAGTTTGAGCAGCGTCACAGATGGCAATGGGCAAGTCACGAGCTATACATACGACAACCGTGGCCGTAAAACCCAGGTAACTTTCCCAGGAGGTTCATGGGTCGCCACCAAGTTCGACGCTTGGAGTCACCCGACCAATCTCACGACCTCCGGAGGAATGGAGCAGGGAATTCTCTACAACCTAAAAGGACAGGTTCGTGAAAAATGGCTAAAATCTGGAGCGAGCTGGAAATGCATCCAGGCTAATCTGTATGATACTCTGGGTCGCTTAACGACCACGACGAATGCGAGTGGCATAGGAGTTAATTTGGAGTATGACGACTACGATCGAATTACCAAGGTGATTTATCCGGACACCACATTCGACGCCCGAGCCTACACCACCAACGGTATCCTGGCCGTTACCGATGCTGCAGGCAACTCGACGACCTACGGCTACGACATATGGGGCCGCCCCATGTCTGTCTCCAGTCCGCTGGGCGATACCATCACCTACGGTCTCACCCCCGCCGGAGATCTCACTTCGCTGAAAAATGAAAGCCAAGCGGTGACACAGTGGATTTATGATCAGTATGGCAGAGTGTCCAGAAAGCTCGATGCCACGGGCAAAACGAATTTTGTCTATACTTACGACCCTGGTGGTAGGCTTACCAACCAAACCGTTCCCTCGATCATCGCCTCGGCATTCGTTTCAACTACTTATGCCTATGACAAAGTGGGGAACGTGACCAACATTGTCTATCCGACCGCTGGACAGAACGTGGGGCTGGCCTACG
This genomic interval from Verrucomicrobiales bacterium contains the following:
- a CDS encoding RHS repeat-associated core domain-containing protein — encoded protein: MTKKWKLSLLRILLLASAVYVAGVAGGATLDIDTGDPLTCPPSNSFWWSNERGSAFYSYCTDPRDEGACDGKGQNGETTGNASTGCCGASAEKGKEECDTCRDPEAGGGSGTNGEDPADSSTEAGRKINKDQSCQDCPEAGMPLWSVEEPLLSVRLVDVPMWYKPAFGPQMALKLHYKSLEGSFGHADTRQANVFGFGPGWSTPWRSYIRAKAGSSPAEVWVFDGVGNVRSYLVGSPSDNAPYYQKKTGAFVETDTVGYVLTHNNGAKDFYAEEVENNSNGAGNGEKIYFLSRREDAIGRGLTFNYSTTTIGGFDQMRLTNIVDAAGLSTTFTYTNVGPMNSLIHKVTNPHGFAAMMLYDANGRLETVVDTISLTSKFVYDGTDRITSVKTPYGTNRFEYVSLSDTNCVAVRVIEKEVRKHLFVFGDLPVDPWPNVADVITSLNNYMDMATNVLATTDFFYRTLDDLKGRDPAAVTNHPSARCSAYWGPLQYQNLTNTIDSSLNNSTFAISSVTTNSYNLAHVTRWRAAWGGFISNIKSFERLPGANINGAEVGPFVFYAYDMGATHQAGTKEGFDNLPAQIFRETMLTDPTDSNLRVWDATQIEYYGLGTVRPGYVKKKMVLERNDFPETVLGGPKLCFRIHRPIRPLGACSGSGCNRYTSVITQDENEITCMGVSSYSTNWLASLSGTDGRYIEIIAFPWDPSTGGGIGGPGGAPIHYEYHGTNKELSKVTYDGIVEKIRAFNAAGQLQSETFQQTTGGVTVTLWTNSWTYLNGFVRTNIDPRGLAVAYDTDPMGRITKIGFPDSTYVSNRYDRLDLVETIDRNGFSTRYVYDTFRKLLYMTNAMTNVVSFSYCNCGSLSSVTDGNGQVTSYTYDNRGRKTQVTFPGGSWVATKFDAWSHPTNLTTSGGMEQGILYNLKGQVREKWLKSGASWKCIQANLYDTLGRLTTTTNASGIGVNLEYDDYDRITKVIYPDTTFDARAYTTNGILAVTDAAGNSTTYGYDIWGRPMSVSSPLGDTITYGLTPAGDLTSLKNESQAVTQWIYDQYGRVSRKLDATGKTNFVYTYDPGGRLTNQTVPSIIASAFVSTTYAYDKVGNVTNIVYPTAGQNVGLAYDKNNRLVTMKDPLGTTTWSYTTFGKLASEDGPWSSDTVGYSYGGDRKMQTMSISQEGGSAWSQAYTYDGFGRLDKITNPMGTFDYEWTGVSSGEWLGSLVKKLDLPFSNVRTNSYDSMGRLITTAALSGSTVLDSYNYVFANASRITRMNRNANEFASSNHMDYSYDMEGQLLTASGFEGSGTGTPRVHEQWGYKYDPAGNLLQRTNGTGAANQLVETFATNSLNQLVAMGRNAAFTAAGRASPSATSVTVEHGGAVVSATRYADGSFARQGMTLSNGNNTFIAVATDPLSRSARQSVTISLSTNLTFTYDARGNLSNDGKRRFVYNDRDELIEVYETNVWRSVFIYDGLRRMRVRKEYTWASSWSQTGEVRYVYSGMLQVQERNAVNQPVVTFTRGLDLSKSTSGAGGIGGLLARYDHSSVRGILYHCDLGGNITALFSSNQVWARYSYDPYGNMQGSVGPLAEVNRYRFSSKELHGNSGLLYYGYRFYDPNLQRWVNRDPIQERGGNNLYGFVGNSPPRGVDTDGLITFLIFDFEGFYTAGHVGVITSYPGGGYTRLDYNKGIPYLKESNDLESLIGPSDDVAFFLPDGDVARALKDFAVKNKGNKEGGDYENNCITSSQDILKAGQLSVPHERSRVKYPNAWAKALSEGGVPGQLLPGASKAAIDALPQLFQPPFPFPDMFPWPTQQTRWIN